TGGATGCGGAGATCGTCGCGACATTCCATTGAATGCCATGAGTGGGATCGCGGCGGATGAGAGTGATATGGAATCCCTGTCGATCTGAGGCCTGGCCGTGGTCGCGCGGCCTTCTGTGAGGAGACTGCCCTGGGCTCCGTGACGGCGATGCTCGGCGAGCGTTCGACCCTGCCCCGTCGGACGTATGCGGCCGTAGTTCGGACCCCCTGCTGTCCAGGCTAAGACGTCCTGCAGACAAGGCTTCGTACTTTTCCTTCCAGCTATCGAGTCCTTTACTGTTGAGATACCCCGACAGGGCGCTCCATCGAttactcttcttcgccgaaCTGTTGTTGATCGGATCTGAAGGAGCTCCCTCTGTTGGCACAAACGGCAGAGGCCTGGGCGGTAACGGCGGTGCTCTAGTCTCTCCTGTATTTCCACGCGAGTCGCCCAGGTGGTCTGAGATATCCGAAACAGCGGTAGCTGACTCCGAACTGGGAAAGTCTTGACGAAGCGTCGGACGAGGCGGGGTCGGCGGAGGCAGAGGGTCGACTGCAGTAGAGCACGGCGAGTAATTCTCCTGCTGCAACGGTGTCTCTGGAAGAGGGCTGCCAGGGACAGGCTTCCGCCGGACATTGTTCAATCGCGCAAACTCTGGCGGTGCTCCATCGCCCCATTGTTCCTTGCGTAGTTTCGCCTGTTGTTcacgctcctcctcagcctcctgcAACAGGAGTTCGTCCTCCGGGGTCGCAACATGAAGGTAGTAAAGGGAGGCGTTGATGGCTTCTGCGGAGATGCTTGATTTGGTCGGAGGCTTCAATGGCGAGAGGAATACATCTGTACGAGTCAGAACGGTTCCGTCATCCTCCGACGCAGTAGGCTTGAATGACTGGCGGGGGGCCAGTTCCTAGGAAATACCTTTGCTTCCGGGTACGCGCACAATATAGAGCACGAGAGGATCTAGCTTCTTTTGTGCCGGATTCCGAGGGTAGGCAGGAGGGTTTGAGGCAATGGTAGTGATGGACGAGAGCGAGCGAGCCTCGACTGGAGGCTGGGGGATACTGGGATGGACGGAGGCGGGGGAGGGTGTAGAAGTTGCGTCCGCCGCACCGTCGACCATGGCCATTTGATTGACTATCGACAGTCGCGGTGGCAGGCAGGTGATGGGGCGCACGGAATGAGCTGTACTGGACGCCTGAAAGGGTTTTGGGAGGGCTGTTCCTGGGTAAAAAAAACAAACAATCGCGGAGAAGCCGGGAGGATTGGGCCGTTGCGGAGGAGCCGCCAAGAGACTATATATCAGCGACGATCTGCATGGACTGCAGTAAACCGCGAGAGATGATGACCTGCCCAGTAGAATGGGTCTAGAAATAACAAGTGTCGTAAAGACCAACTTTGGTCTACGAGGACGAGACACGTAAGTGCGGCGAATGTACTAAAATCGCTGCCTAGAGTACGACGGCAGGTCTATGGACCCAATGGCACACGCCAAGTTCCATCGAATTGGTATCTCGAAACGAAAATAGCTACAAAGAAACTATGCCCGTTGCTGAATCCGTAATTACTAAATGAGACGTGAAATAATaatgaaggagagaaagtcCGAGTCCCATTGTCCGACCAGATAAACCAAGGATATCAGATATGAACTCCATCCGTCCGCTGAATGATCTGCTGTTTCTGTACCTATTCGAGAGGGAATGACCTGTCTCGATTGGATGCTGTCCTATACAACCGTTTCGGACCGTTCGCCTTCCGCGATGACCGGAACGCTGAGACCGCGCTCGGGGCTCTGTAGTACTAATTGCTCATGCCGCCGGGCCCGTAAAAAGTCGCTGATGGCGCGGATGAGAATGAACCAACCGACAATCATCAAGACATAGGAAATCCACTCGCTCGTTGTGATGTCGGATATCGCGCCGCTTCCGCTGTTGCCACCGGAATTCTCAGAAACCGAAGTTGGATCAAAGTTGTGGCTGTTGGGATCGGGTGGAGGAACATAGTCCGCACCGCCGTCAGAGCCTCCATCACTCCCCCCTTTCATGTAGAAACCATACTGCACTAACGTAAGGCCGAGACCCGCTCTGCTGCCATTTTTCGCGGCGTGCGTGGTGTGAAGAAGGTAGGTCAGGAGGAAGCCGACTAGCTGGAAGGACATCGAGATCATGGCGTTCCAAacgaaggagaagatcgagcCGACCGGCAATCCATCCACATAAACCTCATCGGACGAGATGCCGGGCGCCAAGATGGTGGTCTCCCAGTACGGGGGGGTGGCGTCTgcagctgcttcttcatAGGACTATAGACGGTCAGCTTTTGCGTTCGCTGATGCCAGACAGGATTGCTTACCGGAGGTAGatcctcattcttctctcccCGTTCTGGCTTGGCCGCCAGGTTGGCAAAGACTCCGTCATTTGACGAACTGATCACGCGACCTGCGCCTGACGAGGGTGTGCTGAAACTGGGCAGTATTGTTGGTCGTCTCTGCAATGTTGAGCTCGACTGGTGGCTCTGTGACGTTTGTTCGTTGCTGCCAGCAGATGAAGGGGCACCCTCTCTGCTACTGCCCGCTGACGGCTCCGGATGGGCCCGCATCAGTCGCTGCCGGTCATCAGGTTCGTCATCACCCTCGAAATCACTGGCATCACCAAAGGCGTCGGCAAGGGTCTGGTCTGCATCGCTTCGATGGGGGTCGTTCTGGAGAAGTCTTCTcgatgagaaggaagaggaacgagAGTGGAACGAGGGCGGCGGCGACGAGGGCGTAGGGGCGGTTTGCAACGGAATCGACGAATGGGAGTTaacctcgtcgtcttcatcatggGCATTCACCTGAAGGTAGTCAGTATCCATAAGGGATCGATATAAATACGTCTTATATAGATGAGTGCTGCCTACCCTTTGATAACGCTGCGAGCTCATGACGAGCTGAGCGGGCGGCACGAAGAGACACTCGGGCCTGCGACAAAAGAAACGACAACTGTGGAgacgagagaaagaagacagaaagaagcagatgaaaGAATGTGCAGGAGATGCAGGAAACAATCGATATAAGACCGGGGAGGCGTTGACTTCAGGATGTTGGATGGAAGGGGATCGACCGCCCATCTCCGTAACCTCCCTCACTAATCAGGCAGACAAGCGGTGGCGGTGACTGGACACATCACTGTGGCTGGTGTGGTTCATTGTGGCTGACGTTGTGGCCTGGAATCTGGGGCATCGCCGATTTTCCGATATCATCAATTCATCATCTGCTAGACTGCTTTATCAGAGCTCGCTGAACCACATCTCTATCCTCTTTGGCCTTGGTCCTTAATCTGATTCTCCGGGTCTTTCGGGCGAGATATACAGTCTGTTCTTGTATTACTAAAGACAACATCAGTTTCTCACCATGAGCAAACCAGTGAGTTGATAGTCCACACTACACCACGATGTAACGACCATACTCACAGCTACAGACTCTGAACCCCCAGTCAATACAAAACCGCATCTCTCACCTCCTTAAACACTGGCCTACCGACCCCGTCCGTCCGGCCTCTGTCTCCGTCCAAACCTACCTCCAATCCCGCCTCCAACCCACACAATCGCAACAAGCGCAGCCCCAACAAGCACAGCCATCCAAGGTAGAAATCTCAGAGGCGTCGCTCAATGCGCTTTCATCGTTACTGGAAGATCGCTACGCGAGACGATACCCGTTACCGCCGAAGCTGCGGCGGCCGGCGTCGAATCCGGACCACTACGACAATGTCGTGAAGGAGTTCGAAGAGGCGCCGGGGCGGGATTTCTGGGggaggatggggaagagaCTTCGGGGGTTGTTTAGATTTACGTGATCAAAAGTTGGGTGGTGTATGATATATGTATGTATACTATAGCTGTTGACATTGTACTATTATTCTGAATGCTGAGCGCTGAATGGAGCTATCGGATTGTGCTCAGAAGGTATTCATACCACTCGAAGTATATAGTTGATGGCCACGAGACTTGTCGGATGTAACAGGCTTCTCAACATCTTGATAGAATACTCAACTTGGACTGAGTTAGCATGTTGCATGGTGCACCTTGCATCCTACAGGTTATGTTCTATGTCTATTCAAACACTTCGACTTGCATCTCGAACAGCCCAACCAACGCTGTGCTACAACTGGACCTCCAATCTCCTATTCTACTGAGTAAATAAATACGTACTCTCCCCAACGGTGTTTCTCCAAGGATCTGCAAATAAAGATCAGCTcagactactccgtattgcTCGGAAAGATTGGCGTCATGACTTGGAAGAAACCTCTGTATACGAGGTGGACAACTTCCAATTCGACAGGTCTCAAAGACTCTGAAACGCGACCAACAGCATTGATTCGGACCGTCCGTGGCCGAGATGTCGGTCAGCTGTTCATGTCAACATCGTGATGTCAGGCATGAACATACCCATATAGATGTGTAATATGATATGTGCCTATGTGCCTATGTAAATACATATATATGTTCACATCTATCCGCACATCTCTCCTCGCCACCACATCTACAGGTACAACCAAGTAAACACGGCACGATGCATCTCACCAACCTGGCacccatcctcttcctcacccTCGCAGCAGGTAACTCTCTACACTATCAACCTAGCAAAAGGTACTCTGGACTAACGAAAGTAGCATCCCCCGGCTGCCCCAACGACCTTTGCGGCGACAAACCCTGTCCCTCCCCGAGCGTCTGCACAACCTACACCCGCacctcaccctcctcaacccTAACCACTTGTATCCCCGCCCCAACCTGTCTCGGAGTATACCGTAAGtcctttctttccccctttttctttttctttctttctttctttctttttttttttttttttttttgtaATTTCTTCCTTTAGAAAAAACTTCTATAGCATACGCAAAAGACTGATGGGTGCAGAATCTTGCTCCTTCGGTACCGGCCTCACCTGCTGCTCGGGCTACTGCGCCGCGACGAAATGCCGGCCCACGAGTCCGAAGTGGCCGGGCTGCGCCGAGGATTTCCAGCTGTGTGAGAGTGACGCGGACTGTTGCTATAGTGGAAATAAATGTCTCGAAGGGATTTGCCGGAGGGGTTAACAGCAGTGCCTCGCCTCAGCGTACGGGTATGCTTATAGTTACGGTTATGACTCTGGTTGAAAGGATGGCTATAGTATGCAAGGAAGTATAATGAATTGATTGGGTTGTGCAAAACTAAGCTTGTTACTATTTCGTTCTCTCGTTTCTCGTAGATCTCGTACTGGCTAGCAGTTAAGGTTCACGGCTATAACCATTGTTAGTGTCGAGCATTTGGAAGTGGATGTGGAGAGGGgaaggagggggggggggggtacCGTTAGCGAACAGGGCATAGGTATCCGCGTTGAGCAGCGCCTGGCTAGCACTCAAGGCAGTGGAGGCCCGATATCCGTAGGCATAGTCGTCAGTACCGGGCGAGTAGACAGCCGGGGCGTGGGTGAACTCGTGcagggtggtggtggccTGGTCCTGGGCGTGGCAGGAGCTGGTCAACGCCGGGAGATACGAGTAGTAGATGTCGCAGTTGGCGATGAGGTTGCTGGAGGGGAGAGTGTAGGCGAGGGTGTTGGAGTCGCAGTAGCCGTAGGGGTCGGTGCAGTAGTAGGTCGTCTTGCCGGAAGACTGGGAGGAGGCCTCGCTGGCGACGGCGCGGAAGCGTGCGGCGACGGTGTTGCGggtgctgctggaggtggtcTTGAAGTACTCCTGGAAGCGAGTAGACGAGCCGGAGGAGGCAGCGCTGGCAGCGGCGTTGGCGAGGGAAGCCGCGTTGCGCAGAGCCGTGGAGAGGGCCGAGGCACGGCTGCCGGAGCAGGAGGCGACCTTTGTGCGGCGGTCGAGGAGCTTGATGGCCTGGGGCACGGCGGCGGCCTTTGCGGCGTCGACCTCGATCTCGAGCTCGTTTGACTGGTAGGGGATGTAGCCGGAGACTTTGCGGTCTGTGGTTATGGGGACAAACCCATCGGTGCGAATGGTCACCGTGCCACCCTCGGTGAGGTCAGCCGTGCTGGCGACGTCGAACTCGTCCTCAAAGGTGGCGCCGGGGGCGAGCGTGGTCAAGGCATCGTCAGAGAGGCCTTCAGTGAGGAGACGACGCTTGATTCCGGTGAACTCGACCTCGGTGGCTGACTCGTCAGTATGTTTGGTCTGGGGGTTGGGGTTGGGGGGACTTCGGAGGAGATACCATTGCGGAAGAGCGACACCTTCTTGACAGGAGCAGCATCCTGGAAGAAGTTAAGATGCACAAAGGTGACCTTCTCGTTGCCAGTGTTCTTGACGGTAGCCTTGATGCGAGTGTTGTCGACCTGGGTCAGGGTGACATCCAGGGTCGGGGTGTTGGCAGGAAGAGCCAGAGCACCATTGATGAGGGCCAGAATGGCAGAAGCGAGAATAGTGACCTTCATAATGAATTGAATTGGACTGAGCTGCTTTACTGATGCTGTGCTCTTGCTGATGCGTCTGGCAGACCTGGGATCAACCCCATATTTATAGACCACCCCCCCAATGCTAATGATTGCAGTATAGATATCACGAACGAGTCCTGGAACGAACGGAGATATGACCAGAACAGGAGGTTACATCTATCCCGTCTGACAGTCTTGAGTCTCGACTGGACAGGATGATAAGATCCGATTGACTGAAAACTGCCATGGCGTTCTGCATCCGACATAGCCACTGCGCGAGGCGTCTTGAAGCATCACCATCGCGGCCAGGCGCaaaggccaaggaagaagctTGGCCCGCCGGAGGACCGTTTCTTCAGACGGCTTCTGCTTGAGGTATAACATCGTCGGGACTTTGGATTGGAGCGCCAAGAGGGTCGGTCTGGCACTTAAATGATGACGACGTCTAACCGGCGGTCCGCATGCCTGAAGAGGAATGTGCGTGTCGAGATAGCCTATCTGCAGAGGGTGTCTTCATTTATTCCGTCTTGTCTTTCGGCAAGCGTCCTGTGTGATATCTCAGTATGCTTCTCCCATGGCTCGTTGGGTATGGTGATATCCGCATCCTGGTGACAGTGTACGGATTGACACCGATTGCCAGGGACGACGTGTTGAGACATGACCTGCTGGATCCGACGCAGACCCTGAGCAGTCCCTGAGATTAGGGGAAAACGAGTGGTTTGATCGACTCCAGATTGTCAGAGAAAGCTGGGGACTGACTCGTAACCCTCGACGGAACCCGACCAAAGCCATAGACTAAAGTGCCGATCATGGCCACTTTATTAATCCTTAATATCCGGCTGATACTGACAGAATGCAACCCAAGACTTCCTGTTTCACCTCCCCCTCTTTCATTTCCAGTTATCTTCCTGCTTTAAAGCTTGGCAGTTTCCACTGGGTCTCTAATTGGTGGATTGTGGCCTCCATATAAAGCTTGGTGTTTCATGTTTCGTCTCTCCTGCCCATAGTGCTCCTCCACAACGTCTTCGAGCACTGAACTGAACTTCCACCTCAGACAGACGTCGTTCATTCACATCTCAACTGACAAAGTGACAACTGAACATACTGCACGACCGACGACAGACACGACATGACCAACCTCCAGGTTATCCTCTCGCCCGTCCCTCCCTCCGCCACTCCCCCCATCAGCCTCCCCATCAACGTCGCCATCCACAACCCAGCAGCCACCCCAGTCACCTTCGTCAACTGGGGCACCCCGTTCGACCCAAAAGCCAACCTCCTGggcgtcttccagatcaacGACACCGCCACCGATCATCCAATCACCCTCGACACCATCAAGTTCCAGCGCCGGCTGCCTCCGTCGCGGGAGGATCTCGTCGAGATCCCCGCCGAGAGCTCCATGGAGCGGACCATTACCATCCCACATGTGCcgctggaagaaggccacGAGTACGCCGTGCAGGCCAAGGGCATCTGGCATGGAATCTGGGAGTGTGCGCGCAACCAGGTGACGGATgcgcagctgcaggagctcgaCCAGAGGGGGGAGTTTGAGTCGGAGCGTGCGCTGTTCAAGGTTACGCAGTAGCCCAGCATCTGTGCTTGTGCTTGTTTGGAGTACAGAAGTCAATTGGATGTGTTGATGTGATGTGTGGTACATGTATGACTGCTCCCGGTATATAACCTCTCCACGGCGCTGTAGCCTGTAGTAACTTATGCCTTCTATCTCAAGTCAATCAGTCCATCAGTCCATCATCGTGCGGTAAGGCAACAATGCAGACAACGATTGATATCCCGACTGACGCAGCGCGCGTgttctccatcctcgctcAAGGCGGAATAGGCATCGTCCCCTCGAGCGTCGGCTACGGAATCATAGCGACTGAGCCTCCCGCTCTGCAGCGCATCTATACCGTCAAGCGTCGCCAGCCGCACAAGCGCCACGCCATCATAGGCAGCTACGCGCTGCACCGCGAGATCCACGTCCTCCCGCCGGACAAGATGGCTCTCGTGCGCTGGCTGACGGTCGATCTCAACCTCCCGCTGGGGGTGATCGCCCGGTACCGACGGGATCACCCGCTCCTCGCCAGACTAGACGAAGAAACCCGAGCGGCGAGTTCAATGGACGGCACGATGGCCATGCTTGTCAACGGGGGTCCGTTCCAGGAGGAGTTGGTCCgggtggctgctgcggcTGGGCGGGCGGTGCTGGGGTCGAGCGCCAATCTCACCGGGCAAGGGACAAAGACCGTGGTGGAGGCgattgaggaggagattcgCGAGGCGGCGGATATCGTGGTGGATTATGGGCGGGTGAGAGATGGTTGGCCGCGGGCGAGTTCGACCATGGTGGATTTCGAGGCGATGCGGGTGGTGAGGGTTGGGGCGTGTTATGAGGCGATTCATGATGTGGTGAAGAGGTTTGCTGGGTTGAACTGGCCGGACCCGAGTGTCTGATGAGGTAttagtcttcttcttcttcttcttcttcttgttgttgttgttcttgtTGCCGGTGTAGCTAGGGTTGCATCAGCTGGAACAAAGTCACATCTGATATCGACGGCGCTGTCAGTACTCAGTCATCCGAGTAGCATTGCTACACAAGCATCGCAGAGCTCGTGTCATTGTATATCAGCCAATTAGTACCCCCAATGGCCAGACTAAAGCATCTAAACCGCCGATCATGCAACGTCGGGTACGCTAATCTAACCCCGAATGGCTTCATTTAGCGAATCTCACCATATATATCATCTTCCACcgtccagcgcctcctcCCCGTCAGCGTCACCAAGAACCACGCACACATCAAGATGAAACTCTCACTCCTACTCCTCCTCAGCGCAGTCTACACTGCAACAGGTACTGCCGCTACAACTACAACTGCTACAGCCGCAACCCACGTAATCTACTCCTACCCCGGCGTCTCCCCCCCAGCCagcctcctctccctcatcGCCGCAGGCAAAGTAGGcggcctcatcctcttcggcgAAAACATCGATGACAACTTGCCCGCCACCATCGCCACCATCCAGAAAACCTACGCCTCGTCCCCGGACTACAATGGCACCCCGCTGCTGATCATGACCGACCAGGAAGGCGGCAAGGTACGGCGTCTGCCCGGCGGTCCGACCCTCTCGGCAAAGCAGGTCGGTCTGTCCTCTGACCCGGCGGCGACTG
The Aspergillus fumigatus Af293 chromosome 4, whole genome shotgun sequence DNA segment above includes these coding regions:
- a CDS encoding metal homeostatis BSD2 family protein, translated to MGGRSPSIQHPEVNASPVLYRLFPASPAHSFICFFLSSFSRLHSCRFFCRRPECLFVPPAQLVMSSQRYQRVNAHDEDDEVNSHSSIPLQTAPTPSSPPPSFHSRSSSFSSRRLLQNDPHRSDADQTLADAFGDASDFEGDDEPDDRQRLMRAHPEPSAGSSREGAPSSAGSNEQTSQSHQSSSTLQRRPTILPSFSTPSSGAGRVISSSNDGVFANLAAKPERGEKNEDLPPSYEEAAADATPPYWETTILAPGISSDEVYVDGLPVGSIFSFVWNAMISMSFQLVGFLLTYLLHTTHAAKNGSRAGLGLTLVQYGFYMKGGSDGGSDGGADYVPPPDPNSHNFDPTSVSENSGGNSGSGAISDITTSEWISYVLMIVGWFILIRAISDFLRARRHEQLVLQSPERGLSVPVIAEGERSETVV
- the mep20 gene encoding uncharacterized protein gives rise to the protein MKVTILASAILALINGALALPANTPTLDVTLTQVDNTRIKATVKNTGNEKVTFVHLNFFQDAAPVKKVSLFRNATEVEFTGIKRRLLTEGLSDDALTTLAPGATFEDEFDVASTADLTEGGTVTIRTDGFVPITTDRKVSGYIPYQSNELEIEVDAAKAAAVPQAIKLLDRRTKVASCSGSRASALSTALRNAASLANAAASAASSGSSTRFQEYFKTTSSSTRNTVAARFRAVASEASSQSSGKTTYYCTDPYGYCDSNTLAYTLPSSNLIANCDIYYSYLPALTSSCHAQDQATTTLHEFTHAPAVYSPGTDDYAYGYRASTALSASQALLNADTYALFANAVNLNC